A portion of the Actomonas aquatica genome contains these proteins:
- a CDS encoding Tex family protein — protein sequence MSSSPVASSSSAPTPNAEHVLQLSDELNLPVAQIAATAQLLAEGATVPFIARYRKEVTGSLDEVVITTIRDRLEALRSIDERRASILSGLKERGLLTAELEKALNAATSLTQLEDIYLPFRPKKRTRATIAKELGLEPLAEQLWTQDPSFDPEAAAAPFVGASVTHETKTNTLETVADVLAGARDILAERVSDDANARATLRTLYAEQASVSSKVLYGKEAEAAKFKDYFEWSEPLAKAPSHRILAMRRGEKEGFLMMRVQLPDEDLAFAELSRLYVTGDAANAAAQQVRLAVEDAAKRLLFPAMETEMRLGSKKRADADAIKVFTENLRELLLASPLGQRAVMAIDPGFRTGCKTVLLDAQGKLLHHDVIYPDRHGIEAEEKIRGFVQHFNVQAIAIGNGTAGRETEAFVRGLKLPPSIPVVLVNESGASIYSASEVAREEFPDHDITVRGAVSIGRRLMDPLAELVKLDPKSIGVGQYQHDVDQLALKRSLDDTVVSSVNGVGVELNTASKQLLSYVSGLNSSTAAAIVARRDAAGPFKSRAELLDVPRLGPKAFEQAAGFLRIRDSAHPLDASAVHPERYALVERMAADLGVTVADLIADGKARARIKLETYVSDEVGLPTLKDILAELAKPGRDPRQQFEAFSFAEGVNKPEDLKQGMKLPGIVTNVTAFGAFVDVGVHQDGLVHVSQLADTFVKDPSEHVKPGQKVTVTVTDIDLARNRIALSMRSNPELGGKSGGGGNRGSNRGGNDRRGPGGPRRDGGGHRSGGGGNNRGNQSFGTSLGGDWFSAALNKKK from the coding sequence ATGTCTTCTTCCCCGGTCGCTTCCTCGTCCTCCGCTCCCACCCCCAACGCCGAGCACGTGCTCCAGCTCTCCGACGAGCTCAACCTGCCGGTCGCGCAGATAGCCGCCACCGCCCAACTCCTGGCCGAGGGCGCCACCGTCCCCTTCATCGCCCGCTACCGCAAGGAGGTCACCGGCTCCCTCGACGAGGTCGTCATCACCACCATCCGCGACCGCCTCGAAGCCCTCCGCTCCATCGACGAGCGCCGCGCCTCCATCCTCTCCGGCCTCAAGGAACGTGGCCTCCTCACCGCCGAGCTCGAAAAGGCCCTCAACGCCGCCACGTCGCTCACCCAGCTCGAGGACATCTACCTGCCGTTCCGCCCCAAGAAACGCACCCGCGCCACCATCGCCAAGGAACTCGGCCTCGAGCCCCTCGCCGAACAACTCTGGACCCAGGACCCGTCCTTCGATCCCGAGGCCGCCGCCGCGCCCTTCGTCGGCGCCTCTGTCACCCACGAGACCAAGACCAACACCCTCGAGACCGTCGCCGATGTGCTCGCCGGCGCCCGCGACATCCTCGCCGAACGCGTCTCCGACGACGCCAACGCCCGCGCCACCCTGCGCACGCTCTACGCCGAACAGGCCTCCGTTTCCTCCAAGGTCCTCTACGGCAAGGAGGCCGAAGCCGCCAAATTTAAGGACTACTTCGAGTGGTCCGAGCCCCTCGCCAAGGCCCCCTCCCACCGCATCCTCGCCATGCGCCGCGGCGAGAAAGAGGGCTTCCTCATGATGCGCGTGCAGCTCCCCGACGAGGACCTCGCCTTCGCCGAACTCTCCCGCCTCTACGTGACCGGCGACGCCGCCAATGCCGCCGCCCAACAGGTGCGCCTCGCCGTCGAGGACGCCGCCAAACGCCTCCTCTTCCCCGCCATGGAAACGGAGATGCGCCTCGGCTCCAAAAAGCGCGCCGACGCCGACGCCATCAAGGTCTTCACCGAAAACCTCCGCGAGCTCCTCCTCGCCTCCCCGCTCGGCCAACGCGCCGTCATGGCCATCGACCCGGGCTTCCGCACCGGTTGCAAAACCGTGCTCCTCGACGCCCAGGGCAAGCTTCTCCACCACGACGTCATCTACCCCGACCGCCACGGCATCGAGGCCGAGGAAAAGATCCGCGGCTTCGTCCAACACTTCAACGTCCAGGCCATCGCCATCGGCAACGGCACCGCCGGCCGCGAGACCGAAGCCTTCGTGCGCGGCCTCAAACTCCCGCCGTCCATTCCCGTGGTCCTCGTCAACGAATCCGGCGCCTCCATCTACTCGGCCTCCGAGGTCGCCCGCGAGGAGTTCCCCGACCACGACATCACCGTGCGCGGCGCCGTCTCCATCGGTCGCCGCCTCATGGATCCGCTCGCCGAACTGGTGAAACTCGACCCCAAATCCATCGGCGTCGGCCAATACCAACACGACGTCGATCAACTCGCCCTCAAACGCTCCCTCGACGACACCGTGGTCTCGTCCGTGAACGGCGTCGGCGTGGAGCTCAACACCGCCTCCAAACAACTCCTCTCCTACGTCTCCGGCCTCAACAGCAGCACCGCCGCCGCCATCGTCGCGCGCCGCGACGCCGCCGGTCCGTTCAAGTCCCGCGCCGAGTTGCTCGACGTGCCGCGCCTCGGCCCCAAGGCCTTTGAACAAGCCGCCGGCTTCCTGCGCATCCGCGACAGCGCCCACCCGCTCGACGCCTCCGCCGTGCACCCCGAGCGCTATGCCCTCGTCGAACGCATGGCCGCCGATCTCGGCGTGACCGTGGCCGATCTCATCGCCGACGGCAAAGCCCGCGCCCGCATCAAGCTCGAGACCTACGTCTCCGACGAAGTCGGTCTGCCCACGCTCAAGGACATCCTCGCCGAACTCGCCAAACCCGGCCGCGACCCGCGCCAGCAGTTCGAAGCCTTCTCCTTTGCCGAAGGCGTCAACAAACCCGAGGACCTCAAACAAGGCATGAAGCTGCCCGGCATCGTGACCAACGTCACCGCCTTCGGCGCCTTCGTGGACGTCGGCGTGCATCAGGACGGCCTCGTGCACGTCAGCCAGCTCGCCGACACCTTTGTGAAGGACCCGTCGGAGCACGTGAAACCCGGCCAAAAGGTCACGGTGACCGTGACCGACATCGACCTCGCCCGCAACCGCATCGCCCTGAGCATGCGCAGCAACCCCGAGCTCGGCGGCAAATCCGGCGGCGGCGGCAATCGCGGCAGCAACCGAGGCGGCAACGACCGCCGCGGCCCGGGCGGCCCCCGCCGCGACGGCGGAGGCCACCGTTCGGGTGGCGGCGGCAACAACCGCGGCAACCAAAGCTTCGGCACCAGCCTCGGCGGCGACTGGTTCAGCGCCGCGCTAAACAAAAAGAAATAA
- a CDS encoding thymidine phosphorylase, producing MFPQHVIARKRDGAVLSEAEIQAFVRGATDGSWADYQLTAMLMAIYLNGMTAEETAAYTRAMMNSGVVADLSQVKGIKVDKHSTGGVGDKVSLPLAAMVVACGVPVPMISGRGLGHSGGTLDKLESIPGFNVNLSLEAYREQVTRIGCALIGQTADLAPSDKKLYALRDVTATVECVPLICGSIMCKKLAEGIDGLVLDVKYGRGAFMKEIDRARELAHGMVEIGREMGKDVRALITAMDQPLGRAVGNAVEVAESIACLKGEGPADLMEVTYALGVEMLLIGGAAKDADAAQAMLEGVVHSGAALNAFRAVIEAQGGNAEVCDDPDGLLPRAAQRVPLQALEAGVVQDVDAMAVALAALKLGAGRARAEDAVDHAVGITDLVKIGETVEKGQPLCVVHANDDDTWAAAEVMLRDAIVVGEGAAKAPPLIVERIG from the coding sequence ATGTTTCCACAGCATGTGATTGCGCGTAAGCGGGATGGGGCGGTTTTGAGCGAGGCCGAGATTCAGGCCTTTGTGCGCGGTGCGACCGATGGGTCGTGGGCCGACTACCAGCTGACCGCCATGTTGATGGCGATCTACCTCAATGGCATGACCGCCGAGGAGACCGCGGCCTACACGCGGGCGATGATGAACTCCGGCGTCGTGGCCGACCTCTCCCAGGTGAAGGGCATCAAGGTCGACAAACACTCCACCGGTGGCGTGGGTGACAAGGTCTCCCTGCCGCTCGCCGCCATGGTCGTCGCCTGCGGTGTGCCGGTGCCGATGATCAGCGGACGCGGCCTCGGCCACAGCGGCGGCACGCTCGACAAGCTCGAGTCGATCCCGGGCTTCAATGTGAACCTCTCGCTCGAGGCCTACCGCGAACAGGTCACGCGCATCGGCTGCGCCCTCATCGGGCAGACCGCCGACCTGGCGCCCTCGGACAAAAAACTCTACGCGCTGCGCGACGTCACCGCGACGGTCGAGTGTGTGCCGCTCATCTGCGGTTCCATCATGTGCAAGAAGCTCGCCGAGGGCATCGATGGCCTCGTGCTCGATGTGAAATACGGCCGCGGCGCCTTCATGAAGGAGATCGACCGCGCCCGCGAACTGGCGCACGGCATGGTTGAAATCGGCCGCGAGATGGGCAAGGACGTGCGGGCGCTGATCACTGCCATGGACCAGCCGCTGGGTCGGGCCGTGGGCAACGCTGTCGAAGTCGCCGAGTCCATTGCCTGCCTGAAGGGCGAAGGTCCGGCCGATCTCATGGAAGTCACCTACGCGCTCGGCGTGGAGATGTTGCTCATCGGGGGCGCGGCCAAGGACGCCGACGCCGCCCAAGCCATGCTCGAAGGCGTGGTGCATAGCGGCGCGGCGCTGAACGCGTTTCGCGCGGTGATCGAAGCGCAGGGCGGCAACGCCGAAGTGTGCGACGACCCGGATGGTTTGCTGCCGCGCGCCGCCCAACGCGTGCCGCTGCAGGCGCTCGAAGCCGGCGTGGTGCAGGATGTCGACGCCATGGCGGTGGCCCTGGCTGCGCTCAAACTCGGTGCGGGCCGGGCGCGGGCGGAGGACGCCGTCGATCACGCCGTGGGCATCACCGATCTGGTGAAGATCGGCGAGACCGTGGAGAAGGGGCAACCGCTCTGCGTGGTGCACGCCAACGACGACGACACCTGGGCGGCGGCCGAAGTGATGTTGCGTGACGCGATCGTGGTGGGCGAAGGCGCGGCCAAAGCCCCGCCGCTCATCGTCGAGCGCATCGGCTGA
- a CDS encoding methyl-accepting chemotaxis protein — protein sequence MKTKSVSRRIFPQLLLLAVGFLACAGTVEYSLRANRADATVINVAGRQRMLSQRMSKEALQFAHNAYADQAIATSLAANRDLFQRSLLGLRDGDAELHLPAATSPAIVTTLDEVRSLWTPFSAAVDQLLAPNSTTTQREAALTTILADNVPLLKTSNAAVGLFEAHANAKLARVTQILWSAAGLGCALCLVSAFLIRRHVVHPLRDLAAELVQEADEIRNNAESSSQSTSELASYATQLSAAADANSQALTDVSRISETYQKRTVDITDSASSTHERTEQAQRDVGELVSGMNELSTASDDIQRILATVDEIAFQTNILALNAAIEAARAGEAGAGFSVVADEVRQLARRSATAAAESASKITHSIETTRRCTAIGQKIHDVFEVIDEHARGLTDLARSQAEECARQVETLRTEVLRSRENNHAIHQITAVSETGAASAEELSAKSVVLSRHARMLQDLGGVSDQAAAGPSPSASHAAVRSTERKVEQPLMAA from the coding sequence GTGAAAACCAAATCCGTCTCACGACGCATCTTCCCACAACTGCTCCTGCTCGCCGTCGGCTTCCTCGCCTGCGCCGGCACCGTGGAATACTCCCTGCGCGCCAACCGCGCCGACGCCACCGTCATCAATGTCGCCGGCCGCCAACGCATGCTCAGCCAACGCATGAGCAAAGAGGCCCTCCAATTTGCCCACAACGCCTACGCCGACCAGGCCATCGCCACCTCCCTCGCCGCCAACCGCGATCTGTTCCAGCGCAGCCTCCTCGGCCTGCGGGACGGCGATGCCGAGCTTCACCTGCCCGCCGCCACGTCGCCAGCAATCGTGACCACCCTCGACGAGGTGCGCAGCCTGTGGACGCCCTTCAGCGCCGCCGTCGACCAGTTGCTGGCGCCCAACAGCACCACGACCCAACGCGAGGCCGCCCTCACCACCATCCTCGCCGACAACGTGCCGCTGCTCAAAACCTCCAACGCCGCCGTCGGTCTCTTCGAAGCCCACGCCAACGCCAAACTCGCCCGCGTCACCCAGATCCTCTGGTCCGCCGCCGGCCTCGGCTGCGCCCTTTGCCTTGTATCCGCTTTTCTGATTCGCCGCCATGTCGTCCACCCGTTGCGCGACCTCGCCGCCGAACTCGTGCAGGAGGCCGACGAGATTCGCAACAACGCCGAATCCTCCAGCCAGAGCACGTCCGAGCTCGCTTCCTACGCCACGCAGCTCAGCGCCGCCGCCGACGCCAACAGCCAGGCGCTGACCGACGTGAGCCGCATTTCCGAGACCTACCAGAAACGCACCGTCGACATCACCGACTCCGCCAGCTCCACCCACGAGCGCACCGAACAGGCCCAGCGCGATGTCGGCGAACTCGTTTCCGGCATGAACGAGCTGTCCACCGCCTCCGACGACATTCAACGCATCCTCGCGACCGTCGACGAGATCGCCTTCCAGACCAACATCCTCGCCCTCAACGCCGCCATCGAAGCCGCCCGCGCCGGCGAGGCCGGAGCCGGGTTCTCCGTCGTGGCCGACGAGGTGCGGCAGCTCGCCCGCCGCAGCGCCACCGCCGCCGCCGAGTCCGCCTCCAAGATCACCCACTCCATCGAGACCACCCGCCGCTGCACCGCCATCGGCCAAAAAATCCACGACGTGTTTGAGGTCATCGACGAGCACGCCCGCGGCCTCACCGATCTCGCCCGTTCCCAAGCCGAGGAATGCGCCCGCCAGGTCGAAACCCTGCGCACGGAAGTGCTGCGCTCCCGTGAGAACAATCACGCCATTCACCAGATCACCGCCGTCTCCGAAACCGGCGCCGCCAGCGCCGAGGAACTCTCCGCCAAGAGCGTCGTGCTCTCCCGCCACGCCCGCATGTTGCAGGATCTCGGCGGCGTGTCCGACCAGGCCGCCGCCGGCCCCTCACCGTCCGCCAGCCACGCGGCTGTCCGCTCGACCGAACGCAAGGTCGAACAACCGCTGATGGCTGCCTGA
- a CDS encoding P-loop ATPase, Sll1717 family yields the protein MISPAEIIKILEKIDLGAGVAENDIMLYEARVETPVFNGLFRDRYDLVSGPKGSGKTALYRLVSEFLKPVMLKTSNTAILTGVEASGDPVFLAFRKNFEGLNELEFENFWRVYIVALINEHFVKNSEFSEQLAKARVEAKDFQDRCRRACIPELTDSRSFREIAQLALKTIKLNILSISNSPSGESISALTIEPCQPNEKSKNESTSSPIFLHDIHSSLLRLLKAANLRLWILLDRLDEVFPRRTKLERTALRALLRTTRNFPSQDIRIKLFIRDDIFENVLLKGEGFTALSHIESRRAPSLRWSAEDLKILIIKRFCQDPRVRQFCGGNKQLISENDAPHLKRVFDRLFPKQVVRGKNQSTTLDWLYHHCEDGRGVVTPRDIIDLLAAAITKQIEHIRKDGINEESLLGSQALKEGLRELSSKKRRTYLEAEFPEFWPHMSKFEHTKAEHNAHSLESLLGSKWNIIVDDLVAIGFLQKRPRSSSYIIPFVFRFGMGIKQGKAFNGFHK from the coding sequence ATGATTAGCCCTGCTGAAATAATCAAAATACTGGAAAAGATAGACCTCGGCGCAGGCGTTGCCGAAAACGACATCATGCTATATGAAGCACGCGTAGAAACGCCCGTATTCAACGGATTATTTCGCGACCGCTACGACTTGGTTTCCGGCCCTAAAGGATCCGGAAAAACAGCACTATACCGGCTCGTTTCGGAATTTCTAAAGCCTGTAATGCTAAAAACGAGCAATACAGCGATTCTCACAGGTGTTGAAGCTTCCGGAGACCCCGTATTCCTCGCATTTAGAAAAAATTTTGAGGGCCTAAATGAATTGGAGTTCGAAAATTTCTGGAGAGTATACATCGTAGCACTAATCAACGAACACTTTGTTAAAAACAGCGAATTTTCTGAGCAACTCGCGAAAGCCAGAGTCGAAGCCAAAGATTTCCAAGATCGCTGTCGACGAGCATGCATCCCGGAACTTACAGACAGCAGATCATTCAGGGAGATTGCGCAACTAGCCCTGAAAACAATAAAGCTAAATATACTTAGTATATCCAATTCGCCAAGTGGAGAGTCAATTTCCGCACTTACAATTGAGCCCTGCCAGCCGAACGAAAAAAGCAAAAATGAATCTACGAGTTCGCCCATTTTTCTCCACGACATACACTCAAGTTTACTTCGCCTGCTAAAAGCAGCAAACCTTAGGCTCTGGATACTACTCGATCGCTTAGATGAGGTTTTCCCACGTCGCACAAAACTCGAACGAACGGCTCTACGAGCCCTCTTGAGAACCACGAGAAACTTCCCTTCTCAAGACATTCGAATTAAACTTTTTATTCGCGATGATATATTCGAAAACGTCCTCCTCAAAGGCGAAGGATTCACAGCGCTCTCACACATAGAATCTCGACGAGCGCCGTCATTACGCTGGTCAGCCGAGGACCTCAAAATACTAATTATAAAGCGATTTTGCCAAGACCCACGAGTCCGGCAATTCTGCGGAGGAAACAAACAACTAATAAGTGAGAACGACGCCCCCCACTTGAAGCGCGTTTTTGATCGGCTGTTCCCCAAGCAGGTTGTCCGGGGAAAGAACCAGTCTACAACACTTGACTGGCTTTACCACCACTGCGAGGACGGAAGAGGCGTCGTAACACCTCGCGACATTATCGACCTATTAGCCGCCGCCATAACCAAACAGATCGAGCACATACGCAAAGACGGAATCAATGAAGAAAGCCTGCTTGGCTCACAAGCCTTGAAAGAGGGCCTCAGAGAACTATCGAGCAAAAAGAGGCGAACTTACCTCGAAGCCGAATTCCCGGAATTCTGGCCACACATGAGTAAGTTCGAGCACACAAAGGCCGAGCACAATGCACACTCTCTTGAGTCTCTACTAGGGTCCAAATGGAATATCATTGTTGATGACCTCGTGGCCATCGGTTTCCTGCAAAAGCGCCCACGAAGCAGCTCCTATATTATACCTTTTGTATTTCGATTTGGAATGGGAATTAAGCAAGGAAAGGCGTTCAACGGATTCCACAAATAG
- a CDS encoding WG repeat-containing protein, whose translation MHPARLIRLSAVFLLSFLPFASAQNAALDAFDRVGAFFKGVAPAEKDGRHGFIDESGREVIPVIYERPIYFFTDAMVATLDGKVGLINKRHEILLPFAFDEVDARNVNSIRVQAGGLWGLYQSDGTEVLPVHYEAIKPGAFTGDHPDHAVVAKDFYWGVVDRSGRFVVPPAYEEIEAFDANGLARVKQNSRWGMVDREGAERVPAIYESIGPWTGKFDADHPLDTIRTFYPVSLGTEKTGALDTQLNKVIPETYFSIEPLDERYLLVSRLNYPLEELGPTPRQDEMSFGVFSFASGTVFLSPEFKYNSFTVDGGFLWVRAPGLAVYNEAGKQVIPPRKYSGVELVGGRFFEARVTPSGGWAELSMNSALSEKEETVVLNAQGAVIFSSKSGVADAEAYAAYLELKQDLP comes from the coding sequence ATGCATCCAGCACGACTCATTCGCCTGAGCGCGGTTTTCCTGCTCAGCTTTCTACCCTTCGCCTCAGCCCAGAACGCAGCCCTCGATGCCTTCGACCGAGTCGGTGCCTTTTTTAAGGGGGTGGCCCCGGCCGAAAAAGACGGTCGCCATGGGTTCATCGATGAGAGCGGACGGGAAGTGATCCCCGTGATCTACGAACGACCGATCTATTTCTTCACCGACGCGATGGTGGCGACGCTCGATGGCAAAGTCGGCCTGATCAACAAGCGCCACGAGATCCTCCTGCCCTTTGCCTTCGACGAGGTGGATGCCCGCAACGTGAATTCCATTCGGGTGCAAGCCGGCGGGCTCTGGGGGCTCTACCAATCCGATGGGACCGAGGTGCTGCCGGTCCACTACGAGGCCATCAAACCCGGCGCCTTTACGGGGGACCACCCAGACCACGCCGTCGTCGCGAAGGACTTCTACTGGGGCGTCGTGGACCGCAGCGGCCGGTTCGTCGTGCCGCCGGCCTATGAAGAGATCGAGGCGTTCGACGCCAATGGCCTGGCCCGGGTGAAACAAAACAGCCGCTGGGGCATGGTCGATCGCGAGGGCGCCGAACGGGTTCCCGCCATCTATGAGTCCATCGGCCCCTGGACCGGAAAATTCGACGCGGACCACCCGCTGGATACCATCCGCACTTTTTACCCCGTTTCCCTCGGCACCGAAAAAACGGGGGCTCTGGATACCCAGTTGAACAAGGTCATTCCGGAAACGTATTTCAGCATCGAACCGCTCGACGAGCGCTACCTCTTGGTCAGCCGCTTGAACTACCCCCTCGAGGAGCTCGGTCCCACTCCGCGCCAGGACGAGATGAGCTTCGGCGTCTTCTCCTTTGCCTCTGGCACCGTCTTTCTGTCACCGGAATTTAAATACAACAGTTTCACGGTGGACGGAGGTTTTCTCTGGGTGCGGGCTCCGGGTCTGGCCGTCTACAATGAGGCGGGCAAACAAGTCATTCCGCCGCGAAAATACAGCGGAGTCGAACTCGTCGGCGGACGATTTTTTGAGGCTCGCGTAACCCCCAGTGGCGGCTGGGCGGAGCTCAGCATGAACTCCGCCTTGAGCGAGAAGGAAGAAACGGTCGTCCTCAACGCGCAGGGCGCGGTCATCTTCTCCTCCAAGTCCGGCGTGGCCGACGCCGAGGCCTACGCCGCCTACCTCGAACTCAAGCAGGACCTCCCATGA
- a CDS encoding DUF1294 domain-containing protein encodes MNSGPQPDPDPDPEPPPGPPRLLGRITDWNDERGFGYLTGTKGKVFVHIRDFADRVRRPRIGDKVHYTMGTDKHGRTCAVDVVQDGFGGSFGIGSLLVLAALLILPVQAAHGWLEPDHFWMLMGVAATVSLVCFAAYYYDKSCAREGLWRVPENVLHILELLGGWPGAFIAQRLFRHKSAKGSYLFTYWAIVLLYQAISYDGPRGWPLFHAAKTWLRDLTS; translated from the coding sequence ATGAACTCCGGCCCGCAACCCGATCCCGATCCCGATCCCGAACCGCCCCCAGGTCCTCCCCGACTGTTGGGCCGGATCACGGACTGGAACGACGAACGTGGCTTCGGTTACCTCACCGGCACAAAGGGAAAAGTCTTCGTCCACATCCGGGACTTCGCCGACCGCGTGCGACGCCCACGCATTGGCGATAAGGTTCACTACACCATGGGCACCGACAAACACGGCCGCACCTGCGCCGTGGATGTCGTGCAAGACGGCTTCGGCGGCAGCTTCGGTATCGGCAGCCTGCTGGTGCTCGCCGCCCTGCTGATCCTCCCCGTGCAAGCCGCCCACGGGTGGTTGGAGCCGGATCATTTCTGGATGCTGATGGGAGTCGCCGCGACCGTGTCGCTCGTCTGCTTCGCGGCTTACTACTACGACAAAAGCTGCGCGCGCGAAGGCCTCTGGCGTGTCCCCGAAAACGTGCTGCATATCCTCGAGCTCCTCGGCGGCTGGCCCGGCGCCTTCATCGCCCAGCGCCTCTTCCGCCACAAGTCCGCCAAGGGTAGCTACCTCTTCACCTACTGGGCGATTGTGCTGCTCTACCAAGCGATCAGCTACGACGGCCCCCGCGGCTGGCCCCTCTTCCACGCCGCGAAAACCTGGCTCCGCGACCTAACCTCCTAG